The window ATGAACTTAGATGCCCTTATATTAATTAATGGACAGTGAAgtcaaaaggtttttttttttcctaatCTAAGATCCTCCTAAATTAGCTAATTTTATGATGCATCAATCCTAGGATGTCGAAGGTTCACAAAAAGCTTTCAATGGATACATTTAGAAAGCAAGATTCATTCATCAAACACTGTCAAAGAATTTACACAAGCATACCATTCTATCCTAGTGCTAATTAATTTGTCATCATTTCCTGTAGAAGGATAAGCTTAGAGAAGTTAACTTTTTAGATTATCTCCTCTATACAGCCATATTATCATATCTATGATTCAATGACCCCAAAACTAAGGTAGGCCAAAgcaaagttttttttaaaaattatcagAAGCAGTAATCTTCTTGCACTTGAGAGCAAGACCTTTGCATTCTAACACCACTGAAACTAGTTCTTGATGCCATTATTTCATTCAGTGACAACCTCTTCTTTGGCCCTGGCTCTGGTCTTTGCTTTGGCGCACTATGGGATCGTAGCTTTGCGCGAAACGACTGTGTGTTAGCCATGTAACTAGGAAAGTTAGCATATGGCCGGAAGTAACCATCGCCACAAACGCTTTTGGCTGGTGTAGGTGGCGCATTGGAACGTCCAgaacatgcaaatcgaggtgtaCTTTGTGCTGAGGCAAACTTGCACTGCTCGTCCGCTAGAAAACTCCAGTTAATATCCTGAAGATGACGACAATCTGGGATCGATACACGGGCTGGAAGTGGACATGGAAGTGGTGATGACATAACTTGATAATGCTGCTCATCTCCAGATTCGGACATACAAGCAACATTGTTCATTCTACGCGACCTGGATTTGGTCCTGTATGTAtcaatttctacaatttttggGCTATCATCAAATCCATCATATGATGTCTCATTCGAAGTTGAAAGCCTCTTGCTGTGGAATTCATTTCTATATTCATCAAATCTTTCCTGCAAAACCAAAATACAGAACAATAAAGCTAAATTAAGACACAATTATCAGACACAGTAAGGTAAACTAGAATAAACCCGAGGGCACTAGATTCTTACAATGGACCTCCTAGCTCGCATTTCGGGCTGGTATCTAGAGTCATTAGTCATTGAACGACGAGCTCTTTGAGATCGAACAGCAGCCTGCGCTCTGATGAGCGCCTGCATACTGTGAAGAGTTGCAGCCGCTCTCTTGCGAACAAGGTAACCCCTAACCAATGCCTGCAATTTCACCAGTCCCTTTAGAGCTCTAAGAGCTTTTCTGGCCTGAAAAAAATAGCCTAAAATTAGATCTTTTTCTACAAGAACCAATATTGAACAACTTCTAGACAATGAAATTTGACACAAAGCATAGGGAAAAATACTTTAGTTGGCCAATTAGCAGTTCAGTTTTACTGGATTCAAACACAAATTGATCGAATCGAGAATAAAGCAAGAGAATAACGAGGACCAACTAATACCAGTTGGATATAAAAGTGAAAAGTGCAAAGAAACTTCAACATCACTCAAAAGACCAAattcaaaatactaatttttcaaatttcaaattataGGACAGCATTAAATGGCAAGTATAACTGTAGTATAGGTAAAGACAATAATTTCCTAGACCAATATGCAAATCTAAGGCATTAGTACTGTTCGATTAGAATGTTTGGAAGGTACTTTACTGACATTTTAagcaaacaacaaaaacaaaaaagattcAAATTATCACAAGAAAAGGTAAatcatttaaagaaaaattggtGGCTTACCAAATAACCCCTGAAAACAGTTTGAATCTTAGCAGCAGCCCATTTCTCCCGCCCACCACCTGTGAACATAGCACCCCTACCTTGACTAGTTAATCTCACCACCGCCACAGCCGCCTGTGCCGCCGCTACCGCCGCATCGGCCGCGGCAGCGGTGGCGGCAGCTACAGCAATTGCATGCTTACTCTGTTCCTTCTCGTTCTCAGACATGTAAGATCTCAACCAATTAGTATCCACCGCCGGAAAGTTCACCGGATTCTGACCAACATTTGAATCTTTAACAGACTTCCCAAAACTCCACctttttttgtctttcttttcagATGAATTAGACATGTTGTCtatgttttctttctcttttttcatccCAAGCAACCCCTTAAACCACCTCGTAGCTTTCCCCATTTTCTACACAAAAAATGTATCCAACAAAAGATAAGGAAAGAGAGATATAGAAGATAGAAAGAGTAGTACTAAATTAGTACATACTAATTAAACACTTTGGAGAGTACACTATGAACTAAGACAGACAGTTTCAGAATCTTTACATGTTGCGAGCAGCGAAGTGATGAGAACAGAACATAGCAGTGTGGAGGAAAAAGTTAATAAAAGGGAGAGTATCAAACAGTATATAATAATACTTGAGTTAAagattgaatttttattttttgggaaaATATTTTATACTGACACAACCTCGTGAAGAACTGTAAAACAAGACAAAAAGGTGTGGCagcaaaaaatatatttaaaaatatatatataatgtaatgGAGGAAAATAAAAAGATTGAAACTTCACTTCCCCTACCCAACAAACAATAAACTACAGACCAAAAAACATTGAATAAGTTTGAACTAATTTTAAATGGCTCAAACTATTGCCTCCTCCTTCAGTTCAAAAAAGGAATTATAACTTCAACCAGTAAGAAACTCAAGTAACTTGCATAAAGCATAATCATTTTCCTGTTCTCCATTTTCTTAGTCAAAGTTTCAAATATTACAGACAGAATCATCAAAACGGAAAGCAAGTGGAAAAAGTTGTAATAATCACTTAACTGCAAAAAAACACTCGTGTTATTTTACTTGTATTAAAACAACTCAAAACTTCACTTCCTTAAAACTATTGCCCACCAAatgaaatactttttaaaattagaaaaggaaCTTTCTACCTTAAGCTCAAAGATACTTTACTTTCTCTTTCTAACTTTCTGGAGCAACGTGaaataaaaatgaagaaatatttcAACCTCAGGCCCCTCAATAAACCCCACCACTACAAAATTTTCAGCAGCTGACACAACCCCCGTGAATTTGTTATGGATTTAACAGAAACCCCATTATGAGTATTTTGCTATATATTGTTCTAAGGTTACTACACAGAAGAAAAAATGATTTCGTACTGTATTTTTACTAATACCATTAAAAGCACTTACCAAATATGATAGCTTTGAACTTTGATTTCTTGTGTTTTGTACGAACCAAAATGGATGTTAATAGCAAAAAAATCCTTCGGATTTGGCTCTTCCGTATCACCAGCTGATTTTCATTGACTTTGAACGATTTTTGTTCAGAAAAACTCTGCCATTTTTCAATGCACAAAATCTTCCAATGAGTCTTGAAAATATATGAGTTTGTTATTGGAAGAAACAAAGAAATGGGGTGTGAAAGCAGATCTCTTcgtttttttctatatatttagAAAGACGAGGACTAAGGAGTAAAAATAATTAAGCTAAGTGTGAACTAGTGAATATTAGACTGAAGTATAGGTATAGATATAAAAAGATTTATGCATAGTCATTCTAACTTAATTCGAGATTAAAACGGTAATTAATTTGATTAATTCATTTGAACTGGTATATAGGGAGTTTTCAAATTCCTAGAATCCCTgggttattaaattaattatgaaaataatgCGGTAAAAATGGTACAATAAGTTGTTGTAGCCAGTTGGTAATGGTAGCAATCAACTCTTGATTTCTCAGGCTTAAAGTTTGAGCtaatattttcaaatttcaaaaactTTCTTTCTTTAATTGGTTCAGATACTGTAGATATCATAAACTGCAATCACCCGTTATATTTTACTATTAAGAGAAGTTGATTTGGACTTTATTTGAAAATGGTATATAATTAAATCGAaacttcaaatttaaataagaGTAGTGCAGTGGCAGGTCAATTATCCAGAAATTAGTTGATCTTTCGTCCTTAATTTTCTATGGCGTACGACTGAAAATCGTGGAATCTAATCTTTAACCATTATAGCAATTCTTATTTCTTAGACATCAATATATTTTGGCGCATATCCTGAAAAAAAGATAAAACCATAAAGTTAATTTGTCCAAATCCATCCCTTTTAAGACCTCAAAGGACCACAAATTGTCACTCTTTTTTAAAAGATGAGACGAGAAATTTGGTTCAGCCACTAAGCAATCGCTGTCCATTTTCTCTTAAACTGAATAAGAACGCTCCACTATTATTCACTTTAATGTTTGTTGTGGACTTCAAGCAGGCCCAATATGTCATgattgaatttaaattataaacaGTAACAAAAAAATGTTTAACCTATTATACTATGTAAGTTACTTTTATTACTAGCTTGTCTATGTACTTATCGTATTTAcctattaataattatataagtGACTTGACCGTTGTAAATATCATTAATACTATTAGTTGTAGAACTTATACTCATCATGATGTAGTTGGGCTCAAGTTTTCCAAAGCGTAGTAAAACGGATAGCATTGCATATATTTGAAGTTCAACGTGAGCTTGCCTTGTCGTATTCAATATGATCGTTCGTCGTATTCAATATAATAGAATAGCCTATTAGACACTTGTACTTATTCTGATTTGTTATTCCGGCATACGTACTTGATAGAGTTTCATCTAAACACTTCTACTTGATCAAAACGAGTGTCTCGAATCCTTCTGACGCTCTGTGTCTCTCAATCGCGCTATGTCGGAATCCACATCAGATAAAAATATGCCACATCATTTTTATTTAGACAAAAAACCTAAAATAACTTTGACTTACCATTTTTCTCCTttgactttttatttatttttctttccttcccCCGCCATCACTTTCTTCTTACCGTTCCACACTGGTATGGCCGAAAATTTTCTCCGCCCGCCATGAAACTCCTTCCTTCCGTTTCTTTTCTATTCCTCTATCCTATTTTCTCAAAAGCTCCCTCTAAACAGATCTGAAATTATATTTTAGGCAGAAAACATATCTCAAATAAAGATAAAACATATTCAAAtttttttatctctttcttgccTTCACTCTCACCCAAAACCCCATAAAACCTACCAAAATAATATAAACCTTCATATTCTTCTTCAGAAACTCATCGAAGTTAATTGAACGAATAATATTTCACGGTAGCAAATCATTAGTGAAGAGCCTCAATCTTGATGGTGGTGGATGACAGTTAAAAATGGAGGATGAGGAGGCCAACAAGGGATTTAAAAGTGAATTAGTAAAATATTTTAATGTTGGTAATTTTATTTAATATCAAAGCCTAATAaaaggggagggggaggggggcagAAAAATGGGTTGGGCGGAAAGGAATAGGGAAGAAAAAGATAGGAAGAGGGGAATGGGGGTGTTGGAAAGGGTTATGATGTGAAGGGGTTAGGTAAAGAAAAGCAGAGGTGGAAGGGGTTGGGGTCTTTGGgatttttaaaatcttttttcatttattgtttctttttttttttaatgattttctaataacttctttaattaaaataattgacgCACGTGTTTTTAAGAGCGTGTAACCATGCAATTATCTGACTCACCAAAACAAATGCTAACTAAGCTCGGTCAACGGTCAGAGGGTTTAGGAAATAGGTTTTGGTAAACTAGATGTGTTGAGATAAAACTCCATAGAGTATAAGGACGGGGATGACAAACTTGAACAAGTATAGGAGTCTACTAGGCCATTCTGCCTTTAAAATTGGTAGAAATGACAGAGGTAACCATTTTAAAGTGTTGCTATTTAGGAATTAACTAACGTGTCCTGAATTTTAGTTCTTCAATTCAACTTTTCGGGATGCAAATAATGTCCTGGATTGtcctaaaattaaaatttttagtttaaaatttttgGACAAGTACTGACTAAATCCTAAATAGCATCCCTAATGGCTGTTTGTGAACGTctttctttaaattattaaagCGTGAGAAAAATAAGTTGGTCAGTTAATGTATTCAAATGTGATATGAAAAATCCTGAAATTTACCTAGAAATGGCGTGGTATAGCCATTTTTTAAAGTAGTATTTACTTTTTAGCCAGTAATtttaatgttgagcaaaaattgccactactctattaaaattgaTACAAAAAGTAATTTTTACCCTTTTTTCATGAGcgatgtgtaaatattaaggacatgatatCCTTAATTTCATgagtgctgtgtaaatattaaggacaaaccATATCTTAATATTTTATACATCACTTATGAAGTCAAgaacaccatgtccttaatattttacacatcactcatgaagttaaggacaccatgtccttaatatttacacaatactcataaagttaaggacactatgtccttaacatttacaatgcacacatgaagttaaggataccatgtccttaacatttatactgcacatatgaagttaaggacatgatgtcctaaagtttaacaagagAAGGCgaaaatacaagttaaggacattatgtccttaacatttacattgcacacataaatttaaggacaccatgtccttaacatttacgcTGCACATATGAATTTAAGGACATGatatcctaaagtttaacaacagaagttgcaaatacaagttaaggacattatatccttaacatttacattgcacacatgaagttaaggacaccacgtCCTTAATATTTAtgctgcacatatgaagttaaggacacaatgtcATAAAGTTTAACagcagaaggtgcaaatacaggacactttgtccttaatattgaCACAACACTcgtgaagttaaggacactatgtccttaatatttatacagcACCCATAGACACCacgtccttaatatttacactgcacatatgaaattaaggacatgatgtcctaaagtttaacagcAGAAGAtgcaaatacaggacactttgtccttaatatttacacaacactcatgaagttaaggacac is drawn from Nicotiana tabacum cultivar K326 chromosome 22, ASM71507v2, whole genome shotgun sequence and contains these coding sequences:
- the LOC107787914 gene encoding protein IQ-domain 26, translating into MGKATRWFKGLLGMKKEKENIDNMSNSSEKKDKKRWSFGKSVKDSNVGQNPVNFPAVDTNWLRSYMSENEKEQSKHAIAVAAATAAAADAAVAAAQAAVAVVRLTSQGRGAMFTGGGREKWAAAKIQTVFRGYLARKALRALKGLVKLQALVRGYLVRKRAAATLHSMQALIRAQAAVRSQRARRSMTNDSRYQPEMRARRSIERFDEYRNEFHSKRLSTSNETSYDGFDDSPKIVEIDTYRTKSRSRRMNNVACMSESGDEQHYQVMSSPLPCPLPARVSIPDCRHLQDINWSFLADEQCKFASAQSTPRFACSGRSNAPPTPAKSVCGDGYFRPYANFPSYMANTQSFRAKLRSHSAPKQRPEPGPKKRLSLNEIMASRTSFSGVRMQRSCSQVQEDYCF